CTTACATTTTTATCTTCTTTTTTACCAAAAATAATTCAAGCTATTAAAACACCCAAACCAGGGCCTGGATTTGACTCTAACAAGAATAAAATTGATTTACCTTTTTCTAAAACTTCTGATTGTCCAAGCATTGTAAAAACACCATGATTAATGGCATTGTTTAAAAATAAAACTTTTGCAGGTTCTACAACAATTGCCAATATTGGATAAAGCTTATATTTTTGCATTCCATCAACCATATATGAAAGAGCTAAATTTAAATAACCTATTACATATATTGACAGATAAAAAGTAGGAAAAAGTAAGATAAAACCAATAATTACTAATGAAAAATTATTAACAAGCATTTCATAGCCAGGTTTTATTTTACTAATTCAAAATTTTTCAAGATGTTTAAGTATAAAAGCTGCTAGAGGAGCAAAAATCATAGAAGCTAAAATCATTGGTGAGCTTGATTTAGCTATTGCAATAAAATCTTGAGATTGCCCTGCTGCAATTGCAGCTATTGAAACAAGAGCTCCTATAACTGCTCCTCTATGTTGATAAACTTTTTTTCCACCTAAATAAGCAATTAAAACTGGTATTACATAAACAATTCCAGTACCCACCATAGTTGCTAGAGTTGCATTAGGAATTCAACCAGTTGGTATAAAAAAAGAAGTAAGTAAACCTCATGCTATAAAGATACCAATAATAGGCATAATCATAGATGAAAGTGATGCACCAAAAATTTGAATTTTAACCTTAGCTTTTTTTAAAAATAAATTCATATTACCTTCTTATATAATTAAGCTAATGCATGTTCATAACACTTTAGATAAACTAAAAAATTTCTCTAATCAGAATATAAATTTAGTACATAAAACAATTGCAAATTTTTTGATTAATAATTTGTTTCAAATAACCAAACTTAAAATCAAAGATGTAGCTTTAGGTTCTAATTGTTCTCAATCTTCAGTTATTAATTTTGTTAAAAAAATGAAGTGCAATTCTTTTAAAGAAATGCTTTTTAAAATTGACTATGATTATTCATTTGTGACAATTAAAAAAGAAGATTTTCAAGATGAAAAAACTCAAATAGTAAAGTGAAAAAATTACAATAATTTAATTGCTGAAAATATTGATTTTATTTACAAAAATTACTATTTAGAAATTATTAAAATTGTTGGACTTTTAAAAAGAAAAAATAAAATTTTTCTTTTTGGAAAAGGCTCTAACATTGAGCTTCTTTCTATCTTTGGTCAATACTTAAATAAAAAAGAATTTATTAGCATTTATTCCTATGATATTGACATCCAAGAAAAATACATTGACTTAGTAGATCAAGAGAG
The sequence above is a segment of the Mycoplasmopsis pulmonis genome. Coding sequences within it:
- a CDS encoding PTS mannitol transporter subunit IICB encodes the protein MNLFLKKAKVKIQIFGASLSSMIMPIIGIFIAWGLLTSFFIPTGWIPNATLATMVGTGIVYVIPVLIAYLGGKKVYQHRGAVIGALVSIAAIAAGQSQDFIAIAKSSSPMILASMIFAPLAAFILKHLEKFWISKIKPGYEMLVNNFSLVIIGFILLFPTFYLSIYVIGYLNLALSYMVDGMQKYKLYPILAIVVEPAKVLFLNNAINHGVFTMLGQSEVLEKGKSILFLLESNPGPGLGVLIAWIIFGKKEDKNVRTQAISSSPIHLFGGIHEVYFPFVLLKPVLIVSTIAGGAIGNLIFQIFNVGALAPVSPGSIIAAYIQVNKSANDLVGLTLGILSSALVSLFVSSMILAFDRIFKKNKKVTKEKTLESALQESKANKLKIDNKKEYEFIFVCIAGMGSSAMGATIFKNILKNNNINNIKVSNKSISNLDGQEKNIITINHLVEKVKEKNSIANIYSIRQFLDKNDYQNIVDQIKNEKI
- a CDS encoding MurR/RpiR family transcriptional regulator produces the protein MINNLFQITKLKIKDVALGSNCSQSSVINFVKKMKCNSFKEMLFKIDYDYSFVTIKKEDFQDEKTQIVKWKNYNNLIAENIDFIYKNYYLEIIKIVGLLKRKNKIFLFGKGSNIELLSIFGQYLNKKEFISIYSYDIDIQEKYIDLVDQESFCFFFSFSGNTKKIVEFANKAKEKKAFIIHFSANPNSEIIKVCNIFLLVKNNEDVLYDHTNARISFLYIIMNIINLLK